Part of the Benincasa hispida cultivar B227 chromosome 12, ASM972705v1, whole genome shotgun sequence genome is shown below.
CTTTCTAAGAAGCCAGAAATAGGAGGTGACAAAACAAGATTTGCAGAAAGTGAGACGGTTGATGGTAAAGTGGAGAATGACGTTGAAGATGTATACATCCTAAAAAGGCCTTTAAATGCGATGTCTGGCATGTCTGAAGAAACTGAGGTAGGTTCATCAACAAATGAAAACGGGAAGGATATTGATTATTCTGCTATAGGTAATACTCTATATTAAaagatcttttcttttctctgaccctttatttaaagttaaacacacgtttttttgttaaaattatgaaaatgtaaTTTTGTATTTGTTCATCTGCCAAGTGATATAGATTATGTGAAGGACTCAGCAGTGTTGAGCGAATCATTCAGTGATATTTTGGATTCAACAATGAAGGTGTCCAAAAAAGCTACATTATTGGGTAAACCAAGAAGGTAGCAATTGCAGTCTTATGATCTGTAATATCCTGTTTCTTTTTATACCCAAATAAATTTGGTTGAATGGCACTGTTAACAGAGTAGATCATTCTTCTAAGGAAACAATAAAACTCAGTAGAGAAGAGGCCTCCACCCCTGAAACGGACGTCAGTGGTGCTGTTGAGACAGAGAACTTCTCTGCTATCCCTGCTTTGGAGGTCAGGCTGTGCATACTACTGTTtacttaacttatttatttCAATCACCGGTCTTTAAGTCACAGATGTTGATAAATCTGCAGGAACATGAACTTGCTGACTGGACTAAAGCAGAGGATCTGGCAAAGTCAGGAGACAGAGCCGACGTGGAAGTAATAAGCTCGAGTACTCGAGGTTTTGTTGTAAGTATATTATAGTCAGTTCATGTGCTTTGTCCTGCTTGTATTTGAAGTTAACTTATTTCTTTTTGGCGTTACTTCTTCTTACTTTGATTTGTGAAGGTATCATTTGGCTCCCTAGTAGGATTTATTCCGTACCGTAATCTTGCTGCCAAGTGGAAGTTCTTAGCTTTTGAGTCATGGCTAAGACAGAAAGGTTTGGATCCATCAGTATACAAGCAAAACTTAGGAACTATTGGAAGTAGTGATGGTGCAAGCCAGCCCTTTGCCAGTACTAGGCAGGATTCGGAAATTGATGTAAAAGATGGGGGAGAACTCACACCTGATATGAAATTGGAGGATCTTCTTCAAATTTATGATCGAGAGAAAATCAAATTCTTGTCATCATTTGTTGGCCAGGTATAAAAGCCTCACTCATTTCAGAAAACACAACTGTTCATGTTAAGAGTACTGATAACTGTATAACTTGCAGAAAATCAAAGTAAATGTGGTGTTGGCCAACAGAAAATCAAGGAAGCTTATCTTTTCCGTAAGGCCAAAAGAAAGGGAGGAATTAGTCGAGAAAAAGAGGAGTTTAATGGTTCGCTACTTCGTCCTGTAGTAGCATTTGTTGGATGCTATGCTAGAGTGCTAGTTTCTGTAATTTTAACTCATTGAACCTGAGCTgaagataattaataattttttcccAGGGTTTTTGAATTGATTAAGAATATATCATGCAAGAAACAGTAGTGTTCATTATTTACTattcatttcttatttttttttcatttattttccgTAACACTATCAATGCATCCATGTAGCTTGTTggtaaataaggaaaaaaaaagcatCTCATTCAAGATAGTTTTGCTGACATTGTTGGGATATGCCTAGAAGAATTTTTGACTACCAAAGGCATAAAGATGAGCACATCTCTTTTGATACATTACATTATTCCTTTGTTATGCAGTTGAAATTTCGCGCGCCCACCTTCTACACACATCAATTTAAGGGTTGATGCATTTACCAAAATAAACCTTGGCACTGCTAAATTTAATCAAGTCTGGGTCTAGGCTTCCTTTTTCTGCATTCTCTGAGTCTATTTTCTCGGTTGCTGCTGTTTTGAGGCACAAAACCCGTGTATAATCTGCACTGACAAAATCTTTTGTTTTCTACCAAAAGTTTAATGTTTGTGATGTCtcttatttaaagaaaatttgcaCTCATTTAACTGCTTTTCCAGGCGACGCTGCAAGTAGGTGACGTTGTCAAATGCTGCATCAAGAAGATTGCTTATTTTGGTATCTTTGTAGAGGTAAATAGAAGAGCTTCTTGTTTTTTTTACATTAAAGTGGTATGTCAGCATGATATGGTGCATACTTCTAAAAATATGGTCAATAAAGAAATTGTTGATGGGTTGTTTTCAGATTGGGAATGGACATTCTTTGCTTCAAGTTGCTCTTTTAGACATATTTACTTGTATTAATGTTTATGTATGTGTTCTAAAATGTTGAGTTTTTCTTCCACCATGTTGATATAGATCGAAGGAGTGCCTGCTTTGATTCATCAGACAGAGGTTTCCTGGGATGCTACTTTAAACCCTGCATCATACTTTAAAATTGGTCAGGTATTTGCCATCACGATTCGCCAAATATgctaatttctattttattcactaAAGAACTTAGAGAAAAATTTACTTCCATCATGATTACTTTCATTAAAAGACATCTAACAATTCACACATTATTAGATGCTAATTCAAATATGACCCTAACCTCTCAACTCTCCCCAAATCCAAATTATAGAGCAAGGAAATGAGAGTTCATTCCATGTAACAATATTGTGGTAAGATCATGACCATACCCTGTTCAAGAGATTGGGGAACTCTCCCACCCTATGTTTAAGAGTCTAGTGGCAATCTCTCTGCTTAAAAGAAGTTCActatatatattagtttattCAGTATTACTTTACACTAGAAATTGGGTTGGGGGAAGGAGGAGACAGGGATCATGCCTGCTCACATGGAGGGGGGAACATGGCCACAAACCAATGAGTTACCTGTGGAAGCTCATATTTCAAACTTccagtttaatattttttttcacgaTTTAATTGTCTCCATATCTTTCTTTTGTAGGTTGTAGAGGCAAAAGTTCATCAATTGGATTTTTCACTTGAACGCATATTCTTATCGTTGAAGCAGATAACAGTAAGATGTATTCAGAAATTAAACATCTTCATAAAGTTTTAGCAACTTTTCTGTGTAGAAACCATATTTTTCTTAATGCAGCCAGACCCGCTAGCTGAAGCATTGGAGTCTGTAGTTGGTGATCATGATCCCATGGATGGAAGATCAGATTCAGCCGAAGTAGATACCGAGGTGTTTATTCTCTTTTTAGTCAACAATATAAATTTGATGGAAGTGATGATGATCATGTATCGACTTATCATCAGAACTAACAATCATCTTTTGGATTTTATGCCTAGTTCGTATGTTGCCTGTATATTGGAAGAATTTTAGGAAACATCTCCATCTACCCTTATATATCTTAAATATTAAGAACATTCTTACCCATGTGCGAAGCGTGCCAATGCTAGAACAAGCACCAATCCACCcaataattaagttattgatcTTCCCAATCAACCATCAAGGGAGCATGTGGGCTCCATTTTCTCGAATAAAATTGGGAAAGCCAAAGAATCTTCATGAAACTATTGAACacttagaaaataaattttgctTCATAGCATTTGTTTCCTTTTTTGATAATAAGCATGCAATGAGTTGGATAAAACGTTGCTGATTTAACTGAATGTGGCAatatcatttctctcatttgaTTCTTTTAGAAATCTTTAAATGGTTTTTCATTACAAGTTCTATTTTGGACAGTGGTCTGATGTAGAATCTCTCGTCAAGGAACTGCAAAATACTAAAGGTATTGAGGCTGTATCCAAAGGACGTTTTTTCCTTAGCCCTGGATTGGCTCCAACCTTTCAGGTAAAATGGcgacccttttttttttttttttgatcaTGAGGATAATATTTGAAACTTAAACGAAAAGGAAAATTCTCCTCATCTTATCCCAAGCTTTCATGCAATCTATAGTATATGTGGTGAATGAGTATTATCTAGTTCCTTATGTTTATATGGTCTTGGGCATAGCTCAGTGTCTTCAGATTATTTTCCACCAAACTCTCCATTTGATGCAGGTTTATATGGCTTCTATGTATGAAAATCAGTACAAATTACTTGCTCGATCTGGTAACAAAGTACAAGAGGTAAATATTCAGAAACATTACTCTTTTTCCATTGCCAAAAAAGTCACTAAGATTCTTATGAAGCTTGGGACTAAGAGTCAATTGTACAAAGGAATAGGCTATAGAACACTGGATTTATACCCTGGTTTGTGGGTTTCGTACCAAGTCCATATAGCATAGGTTTGTGGAGCTTACAAGATCAACAAACTTGTAGCTTGGTAGACTAAACATAAGTTTGACTTCTTAACCATAGATTACATAAGCTGACTTATGAGCCAAACAGTCCCTTtgttaattgaaaatattttctttaatctTCCGATAGTAAACGGATAAACACTTCCAATTCAACAACTCTAGTTTAAGTTGAAAAGAAGTATACTTTTGCATTTTTAGGGACCAACTGATCTAAGCACCccacttgtttaaatttatgtaatcttgtgattttatttttgtatgcAATGAGTGTTATTTGAAATCTGGATATTATATTGTGCAGCTGATGGTTGAGACATCTTTGGATAAAGAAACAATGAAATCAGTTATCTTAACTTGCACCAACAGGGTAGAGTAGCCAGTTTCTTGAGTTTTGAAGCTTTTGCTTTGAAGGAAAATTTGATTGTGAAAGGTACATAAAGCAGCAAGCAGCATTAGAACTGATCTTCAATAGAAGAATAGGAAAAATAGTTCTCCTTCAATTTGTTTCATAgtgagaagaagaagcctatcttTTTTTGCCCAATCTCTTGTGGGAAATAAAAAGAACTTGGCTACTGTTTCTTAAAATCAAACCACATCATGATATTTCTCTTCATTCAATAGAAATTCAACATCTTTTTCATTGTAAACTTGTAGTTATGATCCTGCCTGAAACCATTCAAGATGTATTATCTTTGTCTTTTGTGAGTATCCTTTCAAAAGATCAGATGCAAAGGCTTCATGGTTGGGCTTTAAATCTTTTGGTCTTTGTGGTGTGAAAAGAATGGAAGGATCTTCAGTGATACTATTCGACATTTGAGAGGTTCATGGTTTGTATTGGTGTAAATGTTCATATTGTTTTCATGCTATGTATCGATTTTCTTttcattgatgaatgaaatCTCTCTCCAAATGAAAATTATGCTAAACTATACAAAATACTCctaaattttgtaatttgtataaaaaatattttaaactttcaaaattttcaaaaatactccaaactttcaaaaacaattaaaaaatatccttaccGATAGTTTTGGATAGAAGCCGTTagtattttgtttcaaaaatactctcgaacttttaaaagtttcaaaaatatttttaaacctaaagaaaaattcaaaatactTTTGCTATTTGTATATGAACACTAACCGTTAATATTCgtttaagggaaaaaaacattgaactttaaaaaattgcattaaaaaaatGCTCTACCATAGTGTAGTGATCAATCTATTTGAAGTTTTCTAGagttaaaaaagaattaaatttaaaataaattatatagacatttatatatttttcatatggatacttccatttttttctcatttgtCCAACTTTTACACCGATTTTGTTACAACGAAATATAAACCAAAACTTCAAGTCAAAGCATAAAAtcctataaaatttaaaataaatagtaAGAGTagttttagcttttttttttttttttttaggtaagGTTACTAATGCAACTTTTAGAAGTTTGTAAGTATTTTTGCAATGAAGTATTAATGTTCTCTTTATATATTAACAATAAGGGGTTGTTTGGGTATTGAGTTGAGATAAGATGTCTGAAGTTCATATGTCTGGGGATGCAGAGTTATTTGGTCgaattcatatgtctgtgtttggggtgaaAGTTATTTGGTTTGAGTTCATTTATgtgtgtttggggtgtagagttgagttcatatgccTGGGTATCTGATgtagttttttgaactctaaataatatgcttttatgattactatttttgtttgaaacttttttattcaataattctatccatctttgtttgaataaaatatggattgcaattttttcttttaattttatttatttatttattttttttctttcatttttgagcaatgaacaacaattaatccATTACATTTCAagtagaaatatggttaaataaaatgaaaaactaaagcaaaatcaaaacttttaattctagctattttttctctccatgaatttcattatcatattttttctattgttgctctatatttttactatgtcattattttttaattaaatctcccccATCATCGTAATAGTCAATGAAATGCCACCACATTTTTCTATAGTTTCActtaatttcctttaaatttaGAGAATCATaaacaaatatctatttttcactaattcttgttagaaaatgttttaggaaatttttttcattttatggctctttttgttatatgttacttacttttcaactacatacatattttttggctaaatattcttaacacttaTTTGATACGTGAATTCATTaggtataaatattgcacttaatgtagacaatatatatatatatatatatatatatatatatatatatatatatatattaatataatcaacaatcttacaacatactttaacaatcATCAATCTTATAGTAGTCAGAAGTGGCTATCGAATATGATTTTTGTTGGAGTTTGTAGCCGGAGGCGGTTTTCGGATCCCGAAGTTGGTCACGTGAAGGTgtgttggagttggttgtcgaagtttgtcatcgaaggtggttttcGAATCTTGGAGTTGGTCGGAtgaaagtggttgtcgaagttgatcatcaaagatgattttcgctGGAGATTGTAGTTGGAGGTGGCTGTCAAAGCCCGaagttagtcgcatgaaggtggtattagagttggttgtcggagtttgtcATCGAAACCTCGAGTTGGTCGATGGAGTTGCTCGCTCGAAGGTGTCATCGGAGTTCGTAGTTGAAGGTGGTGTCGGAGTTAATTGGTCGTCGAACTTGGTAGTGCAAAGGTAGTCGTCGGAGTTGGACCACCGAAGATGGTTGTCGGACGCCAgaattggttgtcggagttggtcgcgCAAAGGTTGTCAAAGCTGttattggaggtggttgtcggagtccgGATTTTGTCGCTAGAAttttcatcggaggtggttgtcgaagctcgGAGTTGGTCGCCAGAGTTGtcattagagttggttgtcagaGTGCGAAGTTAGTTCTCGGAGTGTGATAGTGGCCTATGGGtagagccattgaaaacatgtGAAAAATGTAGAATTGAGGTGAgctggtaaaatataccaactcaactccaccaacatttaaagtttgtGGGCAAAACAATGAGTTGATatatatcaactcaactcaactcatgttggtgaacAAAACACTCtctaaagatattttttaacgtttcttttaatattaagggtagttttaaaatttttgaaagttcaaatatattatttaaataaaacactAACGATTTCCATTCAAAACTAAAGGTAAGGGTATCTTGAATTCTTTTTTAAAGTATatgggtattttttaaacttttgaaagtttaggaatattttttttttatatatataacgtaCAAAGTTTAAGAAcgttttgtataatttaacttaaaaattataaattgtaCTTAGTACATGTTGTTTATCTTGTTTGGTTTTGAATTGGAATGAAGTAGATGATTACTATAATCTTCTTTGATATTTCTAGTCATTTAACTGTAAAATATGCTGAAAAAACTAAAATGTCCTTTCTTAATTTGATTTACTTATAtagattttaaacttttttacttattcaaatttttatacttactcaaattaaaatagtaaaattttaaattccattcatctgataaaaaaatttaattttaattttaacataaataagtttatataaaaaaataattatattctccattgagattgagtttttgttgagaaaacaaaatcaacaaAATTAACAAGATAATATTGTTCAATTTATCTATTTGAAGGTAGAAAAGGTAGGTGTAAATAGAGAAAATCTTTTTGCTCCCTTCCCATTCCTTGTGTAAACGGAGACTTCCCACTCGTGTTGAGTAAATAGACATTTCCAATGGATGGTTGATAAGTTGAGGGCTTAGGAGGTCGATTTtggaaaaacataaataaaaatagtttaagAGATTTTCATATTTGAGATGAGTCATAAAAATAGTATGTGCATCTGTAGTAGATTTAATAATATGAAGTGTGATGtgacaaataattaaaaaataatgtgtgacaaaatataatctaaaattaaaaaaatacattaggGTGTACAAGTAGGAATTGTTGCTAAGTCCTTAATCATCTTAATCACATTTCATATTATGGTATTGGCTAAATATGTAATgatgaaatgttgaattttgattgcaaaaaaacattattgaaaattgaaatgaaaagtGAAGTGACATGACTCCATTCTTCTACATAGATATACATAATTATCAAAGGAAAGAGATGATCTCTTTCACATGGTTTTGATACATTCCCAAGTTTTATTATTGGTTGATTCAAAATGACTTCACACATCATTTCACATCATCTTCAATGCTTTCCCTTTGGTTAAAacattaaaacatattttccCCCCCAAAGTGAGCACGACAAAACTAACATATAACTATGAGATTCGTGGTTCGAATCTTTTACCTCTAactgtatttaaaaaaaaaaaaatactatctTTTGGTCtttctaatattttatggacaatttaatttttttactttcaTTTTTGTAACAATATAATCTTTGAACTTTggtttataacaatttagtcattatacttttaattttgtaataatataGTCCTTATTGagaaattttgtattaaaatttaatgagatttcttgTATAGGTAGATCAATGAACTAATTAAGGACCTAATATGTTTATGAACTACAAAatctaaatcattaaataataaaaaccaatatttaattttaatggaAGTTTGTacaataaagattaaattgttacaaacttGAAAATCTAgcaactaaattgttactttttaaagtttaaagtttgGATGATTACTTTTATAAAGGTtttgaaaaagaacaaaagtgttttttctaaaccttattaaacaaaaatttgaatagAAATGCTAGCCTAAACACTTTTAAAGCTTAACCAACACTTAAATacataattgaaagtttagaattaAATTGAGCTTATTCAACGATAATTATTCTCTCTCTTAAATTTAGAGGATCGATCCACCatcctttcaattttgtattaaaaacatgttttgaGACATagtttagttaaaaaaaaaaacacttttaatcCTAGAACTTCTAtcaaagtaataatttagtccctaaatatTAGTAGGTAACGATTTAGACCAaagtttgtaataatttagtccataaatttcaataaaaagtGATTTAGTCTCTGCACTTTAATTTATAACGATTTAATCCTTATCGTAAAAAATATTggtgtgatctaattaatttttttacatgtgtaaattgataaactgatcaaaaataaaatttattt
Proteins encoded:
- the LOC120067263 gene encoding uncharacterized protein LOC120067263 encodes the protein MDGRALTASSFFTPIDLLRPRRKTVRNLCFNGRHSKFSVLASKEEAELDRWDQMELKFGRLIGEDPKLTLAKIMSKKTNPDVSYLEVEKSFYQKKGKSNEVEELSLDGLNLVRPQLKKEMKLKAASKPPAPDLKKPSQVVGKVAVSPKGRVPNVILRKPTIYNEDDVEDKPSRIRMKPNLSLKMSNASTKEKYSDMTLLRKPEPMTSNEVIDEKEKLSGEGYVDIVENIENRVSKGSTSDLADGFTLSKKPEIGGDKTRFAESETVDGKVENDVEDVYILKRPLNAMSGMSEETEVGSSTNENGKDIDYSAIDYVKDSAVLSESFSDILDSTMKVSKKATLLGKPRRVDHSSKETIKLSREEASTPETDVSGAVETENFSAIPALEEHELADWTKAEDLAKSGDRADVEVISSSTRGFVVSFGSLVGFIPYRNLAAKWKFLAFESWLRQKGLDPSVYKQNLGTIGSSDGASQPFASTRQDSEIDVKDGGELTPDMKLEDLLQIYDREKIKFLSSFVGQKIKVNVVLANRKSRKLIFSVRPKEREELVEKKRSLMATLQVGDVVKCCIKKIAYFGIFVEIEGVPALIHQTEVSWDATLNPASYFKIGQVVEAKVHQLDFSLERIFLSLKQITPDPLAEALESVVGDHDPMDGRSDSAEVDTEWSDVESLVKELQNTKGIEAVSKGRFFLSPGLAPTFQVYMASMYENQYKLLARSGNKVQELMVETSLDKETMKSVILTCTNRVE